One window from the genome of Musa acuminata AAA Group cultivar baxijiao chromosome BXJ1-4, Cavendish_Baxijiao_AAA, whole genome shotgun sequence encodes:
- the LOC135671923 gene encoding probable indole-3-acetic acid-amido synthetase GH3.1, with amino-acid sequence MTIVDRSMEVRPANSTRLGPAACEKDAEKLGFIEEMTVNADKVQEKVLAEILGQNAETEYLQRYKLGGAADRKTFKSKIPMVTYEDLRPEIQRIANGDRSAILSAHPISEFLTSSGTSAGERKLMPTIQEELDRRQLLYSLLMPVMNLYVAGLDNGKGLYFLFVKSESKTPGGLPARPVLTSYYKSHHFRARPFDPYNVYTSPTAAILCADAFQSMYSQMLCGLLDRLAVLRVGAVFASGLLRAIRFLQLHWQEFAHDIATGTLSSMVTDAAVRDAVAEVLKPDPGLAEFIVSECAAGDWAGIITRIWPNTKYLDVIVTGAMAQYIPTLEYYSGGLPMTCTMYASSECYFGINLRPMCKPREVAYTIMPNMAYFEFLPLDSAAAAASGPPPQLVDLADVEVGKEYELVITTYAGLYRYRVGDILHVTGFHNAAPQFRFVRRKNVLLSIESDKTDEAELQRAVERATELLKPWGATVVEYTSQADTRAIPGHYVIYWELMVKEGEGGRWPGKEALEACCLEMEEAMNTVYRQSRAADGSIGPLEIRVVRGGTFEELMDYAIARGASINQYKVPRCVTFPPIIELLDSRVVEAHFSPATPKWTPRRNY; translated from the exons ATGACCATAGTCGACCGATCCATGGAGGTGAGACCCGCGAACTCCACCAGGCTGGGTCCGGCGGCCTGCGAGAAGGACGCCGAGAAGCTggggttcatagaagagatgaccGTGAACGCGGACAAGGTTCAGGAGAAGGTGTTGGCGGAGATCTTGGGCCAGAACGCGGAGACGGAGTACCTGCAGAGGTACAAGCTCGGCGGCGCCGCGGATCGGAAGACGTTCAAGTCCAAGATACCCATGGTGACCTACGAGGACCTACGGCCGGAGATCCAGAGGATCGCCAACGGCGACCGGTCCGCCATCCTCTCGGCTCACCCCATATCGGAGTTCCTCACCAG TTCGGGGACGTCGGCCGGCGAGCGGAAGCTGATGCCGACCATCCAAGAAGAGCTGGACCGGCGGCAGCTCCTCTACAGTCTTCTCATGCCCGTTATGAACCT ATACGTGGCTGGGCTGGACAATGGGAAGGGGCTCTACTTCCTGTTTGTCAAGTCGGAGAGCAAGACGCCCGGCGGCCTCCCCGCCCGCCCGGTGCTCACCAGCTACTACAAGAGCCACCACTTCCGCGCCCGCCCCTTCGACCCCTACAACGTCTACACCAGCCCCACCGCCGCCATCCTCTGCGCCGACGCCTTCCAGAGCATGTACTCCCAGATGCTCTGCGGCCTCCTCGACCGCCTCGCCGTCCTCCGCGTGGGCGCCGTCTTCGCCTCCGGCCTCCTCCGCGCCATCCGCTTCCTCCAGCTCCACTGGCAGGAGTTCGCCCACGACATCGCCACCGGCACACTCAGCTCCATGGTCACCGACGCCGCGGTCCGCGACGCCGTGGCCGAGGTGCTCAAGCCCGACCCCGGCCTCGCTGAGTTCATCGTGTCGGAGTGCGCTGCCGGCGACTGGGCCGGCATCATCACCAGGATCTGGCCCAACACCAAGTACCTTGATGTGATCGTCACGGGCGCCATGGCGCAGTACATTCCCACCCTCGAATACTACAGCGGCGGCTTGCCGATGACATGCACCATGTACGCGTCCTCCGAGTGCTACTTCGGCATCAACCTCCGCCCCATGTGCAAGCCCAGGGAGGTCGCCTACACCATAATGCCCAACATGGCTTACTTCGAGTTCCTGCCCCTCGACTCAGCGGCGGCCGCGGCGTCCGGACCTCCGCCGCAGCTCGTGGACCTGGCCGACGTCGAGGTCGGGAAGGAGTACGAGCTGGTGATCACGACCTACGCGGGGCTCTACCGCTACCGGGTGGGCGACATCCTGCACGTCACCGGCTTCCACAACGCGGCGCCGCAGTTCCGGTTCGTGCGGCGAAAGAACGTGCTGCTGAGCATCGAGTCGGACAAGACGGACGAGGCGGAGCTGCAGCGGGCGGTGGAGAGGGCGACGGAGCTGCTGAAGCCGTGGGGGGCGACGGTGGTGGAGTACACGAGCCAGGCGGACACGAGGGCCATCCCGGGGCACTACGTCATCTATTGGGAGCTGATGGTGAAGGAAGGAGAAGGGGGGAGGTGGCCGGGGAAGGAGGCGCTGGAGGCGTGCTGCCTGGAGATGGAGGAGGCCATGAACACGGTGTACCGGCAGAGCCGGGCGGCGGACGGCTCGATCGGGCCGCTGGAGATACGGGTGGTGCGGGGCGGCACCTTCGAAGAGCTCATGGATTACGCCATCGCCAGGGGTGCGTCCATCAACCAGTACAAGGTGCCGCGCTGCGTCACCTTCCCCCCTATCATCGAGCTACTGGACTCGAGGGTGGTGGAGGCACACTTCAGCCCCGCCACCCCTAAGTGGACCCCTCGCCGGAACTACTAG